A window of the Comamonas sp. Y33R10-2 genome harbors these coding sequences:
- a CDS encoding GGDEF domain-containing protein, translating into MPDVDQFSVTLMAAVNLMTVAFALPWFMGKKMSRPARNAQQFLLLHGLAWLLILVNFYSTLLTWNALLAVCSTSAAISALWQLHKAIKGWVGPRHKVLTSIFTMLCLLTWAGVAALALYQPYRLAWFSISYSLTLFALVAMVFFPRNTSTQCSKAWRYLFVFSTLCIAATLIARGIFTLEAPWIYTFAQEPSPHLFLTWAIPFFSSLTFVSILMACRDEELSGEKPQEDMLTGLPLRQNLKNLARSMLHRAHREKLPLALIFIDMDNFSRVNKRHGYSTGDDALQLISRSLKKQMRGDELVARWQGESFCLIVHADLPGANALLTRIKSTMKMGAQYELQLDLDFSAGCAIAPIVWKDLHLGEMSQKAEIALEQAKKLGSGHTQFVTLNAPQEPATPPQP; encoded by the coding sequence ATGCCAGATGTCGATCAGTTTTCAGTAACGCTAATGGCGGCCGTCAACCTCATGACGGTCGCCTTTGCTCTGCCGTGGTTCATGGGAAAAAAAATGAGCCGGCCCGCCCGAAATGCACAGCAATTTCTGCTGCTGCATGGGCTTGCATGGCTACTCATCTTAGTAAATTTTTACTCGACCCTTTTGACATGGAATGCGCTCTTAGCAGTCTGCAGCACTAGTGCGGCGATAAGCGCACTGTGGCAGCTACATAAAGCAATCAAAGGCTGGGTGGGGCCACGCCACAAAGTTTTGACGAGCATATTTACCATGCTTTGCCTGCTGACATGGGCAGGCGTTGCCGCCTTGGCGCTTTATCAGCCCTACCGGCTGGCATGGTTCAGCATCAGTTATAGCTTGACGCTTTTTGCCTTGGTTGCAATGGTTTTCTTTCCTCGCAACACGTCCACCCAATGCTCCAAAGCTTGGCGATACTTGTTCGTTTTTTCCACGCTGTGTATTGCCGCCACACTCATCGCAAGAGGCATCTTCACGCTTGAAGCGCCCTGGATTTACACCTTTGCACAAGAGCCCAGCCCACACCTCTTTCTGACATGGGCAATCCCTTTCTTTAGCTCTCTTACCTTCGTCTCCATCTTGATGGCCTGTCGTGATGAAGAGTTGAGCGGTGAAAAGCCTCAAGAAGATATGCTGACCGGCCTGCCGCTGCGTCAGAACCTCAAAAATTTGGCCCGGTCTATGTTGCACCGCGCTCACCGCGAAAAGCTGCCGCTTGCGTTGATTTTTATCGACATGGATAACTTCTCCCGCGTCAACAAGCGTCATGGCTACAGCACCGGAGATGACGCATTGCAGCTGATATCACGCTCACTGAAAAAGCAAATGCGCGGCGATGAGCTGGTTGCTCGATGGCAGGGCGAATCCTTTTGTCTTATCGTTCACGCAGATTTACCAGGGGCGAACGCCTTGCTCACCCGCATCAAATCAACCATGAAAATGGGCGCGCAATATGAGCTGCAGCTTGATTTGGACTTCAGCGCTGGCTGCGCAATTGCCCCCATCGTATGGAAAGATTTGCACTTGGGCGAGATGAGCCAAAAAGCGGAGATTGCCTTAGAGCAGGCCAAAAAATTAGGCAGTGGCCACACTCAGTTCGTTACCCTGAATGCGCCACAAGAACCTGCTACTCCACCTCAACCTTGA
- a CDS encoding AMP nucleosidase: MASNTPTISHKSSSIFHTDATQALSHVQQLYREQIEHLRAAMQRFVAGETPAAPVHAYYPFVRIKTTTVARADTKLTYGFVEGPGTYEATLTRPDLFASYFAEQLRLLIEHHQVAIEVGLSDKPIPIHFSFADNDHIEGSLSPERRMLMRDVFDLPDLEAMDDGIANGTWRAQPGEALPLSLFTAPRVDYSLHRLRHYTGTAPEWFQNFVLFTNYQFYIDEFIRLGHAEMAKEDSDYIAFIEPGNVVTRRNGLPPEAVDELGAAPPRLPQMPGYHLVRADKSGITMVNIGVGPANAKTITDHIAVLRPHAWMMLGHCAGLRNSQQLGDYVLAHAYVREDHVLDEELPLWVPIPALAEIQVALQQAVADITQMERPELKRIMRTGTVASTDNRNWELLPDNRPQRRFSQSRAVALDMESATIAANGFRFRVPYGTLLCVSDKPLHGEIKLPGMANHFYRERVDQHLRIGMRAVDILREGGSDRLHSRKLRSFDEVAFQ, from the coding sequence ATGGCAAGTAACACACCGACCATCTCGCATAAAAGCAGCAGCATTTTTCACACCGATGCAACTCAGGCACTCAGCCACGTTCAGCAGTTGTACCGGGAACAAATTGAGCATCTACGCGCCGCTATGCAGCGCTTTGTAGCCGGTGAAACACCCGCTGCCCCGGTTCACGCCTACTACCCGTTTGTGCGCATCAAGACCACCACCGTGGCGCGCGCCGACACCAAACTGACCTACGGCTTTGTCGAAGGCCCAGGCACTTATGAAGCCACGCTGACTCGACCGGACCTGTTTGCCAGTTACTTTGCCGAGCAGTTGCGCCTGCTGATTGAGCACCACCAAGTCGCTATCGAAGTCGGCTTAAGCGACAAGCCCATTCCCATTCACTTCTCGTTTGCGGACAACGATCACATTGAAGGCTCGTTATCCCCCGAGCGCCGCATGCTGATGCGCGATGTGTTTGATCTGCCGGACCTGGAAGCCATGGACGACGGCATTGCCAACGGCACTTGGCGTGCCCAGCCCGGGGAGGCTCTGCCGCTGTCACTCTTTACCGCGCCGCGAGTGGATTACTCGCTGCACCGCCTGCGCCACTACACAGGCACCGCACCCGAGTGGTTTCAGAACTTTGTGTTGTTCACCAACTACCAGTTCTATATCGACGAATTCATCCGCCTTGGCCATGCAGAGATGGCCAAAGAGGACAGCGACTACATCGCCTTTATCGAGCCCGGCAATGTGGTCACCCGCCGCAATGGTCTACCCCCTGAAGCGGTGGACGAGTTAGGTGCCGCCCCACCACGCCTGCCGCAAATGCCCGGTTACCACTTGGTGCGCGCCGACAAAAGCGGTATCACCATGGTCAACATCGGCGTAGGCCCGGCCAATGCCAAGACCATCACCGATCACATCGCCGTGCTGCGCCCCCATGCGTGGATGATGCTGGGCCACTGCGCTGGCCTGCGCAACAGCCAGCAGTTGGGCGACTATGTGCTGGCACATGCCTATGTGCGCGAAGACCATGTGCTGGACGAAGAACTTCCTCTGTGGGTGCCGATTCCGGCCCTTGCAGAAATTCAGGTCGCCTTGCAGCAAGCGGTGGCCGACATTACGCAGATGGAGCGGCCCGAGCTCAAGCGCATCATGCGCACCGGCACCGTGGCCAGCACCGACAACCGCAACTGGGAGTTGCTGCCGGACAACCGCCCCCAACGCCGCTTTAGCCAAAGCCGAGCCGTAGCGCTGGACATGGAATCGGCCACCATTGCTGCCAATGGTTTTCGCTTTCGCGTGCCATACGGCACCTTGCTTTGCGTGAGCGACAAACCACTGCACGGAGAGATCAAGCTGCCCGGCATGGCCAATCATTTTTATCGCGAACGTGTGGATCAACATTTGCGCATTGGCATGCGGGCTGTTGATATTCTGCGCGAAGGTGGCTCCGACCGACTGCATAGCCGCAAACTACGCAGCTTTGACGAAGTGGCCTTCCAGTAA
- a CDS encoding GMC family oxidoreductase codes for MRDYVVIGSGSAGSVLAARLSEDPTVSVTLLEAGDEDKSVLIHCPAGLALMAKQTALNWAMETVAQSGLNGRKGYQPRGKVLGGSSSINAMIYARGQPADYEYWSAQGNTGWGWIDVLPYFQKAECNSKGADAWHGGSGPLHVSDLRDPNPLAQAFVQAGVQAGHVHNLDFNGPSQEGVGLYQVTHHNGERCSAAKAYLTLVRNRPNLQVITSAQVLRVLMEGRKAVGVEYVQGGKVQQLSCSREVLLCAGALQSPQLLMLSGIGPADHLQRQGINVVHNLPGVGEHLHDHPDVMQVVSGAQLTDSFGISLTGLKNVCKGVEQWRNGRRGMLTSNFAEAGGFIRSQSQEGMPDLQLHFVVGKLLDHGRKTVLGHGYSCHVCILQPKSRGRVRLASNDARTMPLIDPAFFAEPDDMQRMVRGVHRMREILNQPALASLGGKELAHSARARSDAEIEQFIRNYGDTIYHPVGSCRMGPGPLDVVDAQLRVHGVQGLRVVDASIMPRIVSGNTNAPTIMIAEKAADLIKSQL; via the coding sequence ATGCGTGACTATGTGGTGATCGGTAGCGGCTCGGCAGGCTCGGTCTTGGCGGCGCGTTTGAGTGAAGACCCCACAGTCAGCGTCACGCTGCTAGAGGCGGGGGACGAAGACAAAAGCGTGTTGATTCACTGTCCCGCAGGACTGGCTTTGATGGCCAAACAAACAGCGCTGAACTGGGCGATGGAGACGGTGGCCCAGTCCGGCTTGAATGGCCGAAAGGGCTATCAACCGCGCGGCAAGGTGTTGGGAGGATCTAGCTCCATCAACGCCATGATTTATGCGCGTGGTCAGCCTGCGGACTATGAATATTGGAGCGCTCAAGGTAATACTGGTTGGGGCTGGATCGATGTTCTGCCGTATTTTCAAAAGGCCGAATGCAACAGCAAAGGCGCAGATGCCTGGCATGGCGGCAGTGGCCCTTTGCATGTGTCAGACCTGCGAGATCCCAATCCTTTGGCGCAGGCCTTTGTGCAGGCGGGTGTGCAAGCCGGTCATGTACACAACCTTGATTTCAATGGGCCCAGCCAAGAGGGGGTGGGGCTGTACCAAGTCACCCATCACAACGGCGAGCGCTGCAGTGCGGCCAAAGCCTATCTGACGCTGGTGCGCAACCGGCCTAATTTGCAAGTCATTACCAGCGCGCAGGTGCTGCGGGTGCTGATGGAAGGGCGCAAGGCTGTAGGCGTGGAATATGTGCAGGGCGGCAAGGTGCAGCAACTCAGTTGCAGTCGTGAAGTCTTGTTATGCGCGGGCGCGCTGCAGTCGCCACAACTACTCATGCTCTCGGGCATTGGCCCTGCTGATCATCTGCAGCGGCAGGGTATTAACGTTGTTCACAACTTGCCTGGCGTGGGCGAGCATTTGCACGACCACCCTGATGTAATGCAGGTGGTGAGCGGCGCGCAGTTGACGGACAGCTTTGGTATCTCGCTCACAGGTCTCAAAAACGTCTGCAAAGGCGTGGAGCAATGGCGCAACGGGCGCAGAGGCATGCTGACCAGCAACTTTGCAGAAGCGGGTGGATTTATTCGCAGTCAGTCGCAAGAAGGGATGCCTGATTTACAGCTGCATTTTGTGGTGGGAAAGCTGCTGGATCATGGTCGCAAAACGGTACTGGGCCATGGTTACTCTTGCCATGTCTGCATCTTGCAGCCCAAGAGCCGTGGCCGGGTGCGGCTGGCTTCCAACGATGCGCGAACCATGCCTCTCATAGACCCAGCATTTTTTGCTGAGCCGGATGATATGCAGCGCATGGTGCGTGGCGTGCACCGCATGCGTGAAATTCTGAATCAACCTGCGTTAGCAAGCTTGGGTGGCAAGGAGTTGGCTCACTCAGCACGGGCGCGCAGCGATGCAGAAATTGAGCAATTCATTCGCAATTACGGCGATACCATTTATCACCCGGTTGGCAGTTGTCGCATGGGGCCGGGGCCGCTGGATGTGGTGGATGCCCAGCTGCGCGTGCATGGCGTGCAGGGGCTGCGCGTGGTGGATGCCTCCATCATGCCGCGCATTGTGAGCGGCAATACTAATGCGCCCACCATCATGATTGCTGAGAAGGCTGCTGACTTGATTAAGAGCCAGCTTTAA
- a CDS encoding 3-hydroxybutyryl-CoA dehydrogenase, with the protein MAIQTVGIIGAGTMGNGIAQACAVSGINVVMVDISDAAVQKGLATVAGSLDRLIKKEKISEADKTAALSRIKISTSYDDLKAAQLVIEAATENYDLKVKILKQVDALVGPDVIVATNTSSISITQLAAATQRADRFIGMHFFNPVPMMALVEIIRGLQTSDATHDAVKAMALALGKSPITVKNAPGFVVNRILVPMINEAFQVLSEGTATAEDIDAGMKLGCNQPIGPLALADMIGLDVCLAVMEVYLKEFGDSKYRPCFLLREMVAAGRLGRKTGQGVYTY; encoded by the coding sequence ATGGCAATTCAAACCGTAGGCATCATCGGTGCAGGCACCATGGGCAATGGCATCGCACAGGCGTGCGCAGTGTCGGGCATCAATGTGGTGATGGTCGACATCTCTGATGCAGCCGTGCAAAAAGGTCTGGCTACCGTGGCCGGCAGCCTGGACCGCCTGATCAAGAAAGAGAAGATCAGCGAAGCGGACAAGACAGCTGCGCTGTCGCGCATCAAAATCTCGACCAGCTACGACGACCTGAAGGCCGCACAACTCGTGATCGAAGCCGCTACCGAGAACTATGACCTGAAGGTCAAGATTCTCAAGCAAGTCGATGCATTGGTAGGGCCCGACGTCATTGTTGCCACCAACACCTCATCCATCTCCATCACCCAGCTGGCCGCGGCCACCCAGCGTGCTGACCGTTTCATCGGCATGCATTTCTTCAACCCCGTCCCCATGATGGCGCTGGTGGAGATTATTCGCGGCCTTCAAACCTCTGACGCCACGCACGACGCCGTCAAGGCCATGGCGCTTGCGCTGGGCAAGTCGCCCATCACCGTAAAGAATGCACCCGGCTTTGTGGTCAACCGCATTCTGGTGCCCATGATTAACGAAGCCTTTCAAGTGCTGAGCGAAGGCACTGCGACCGCAGAAGACATCGACGCTGGCATGAAGCTGGGTTGCAACCAGCCCATCGGCCCGCTGGCTTTGGCCGACATGATTGGCTTGGACGTGTGCCTGGCCGTGATGGAGGTCTACCTCAAGGAGTTTGGCGACAGCAAGTACCGCCCCTGCTTCTTGCTGCGTGAAATGGTGGCTGCCGGCCGTCTGGGCCGCAAGACTGGTCAAGGCGTTTACACCTACTAA
- a CDS encoding bifunctional diguanylate cyclase/phosphodiesterase: MPDQLIARQSEDEDGILRLVADTAPAMLAYFDADTHTCRFANARYAQHFGYTPQSIIGLDVREIVGALAWAEIEPYLSPNALDDTQTVRYTRQIKTSTGATQHLEVMLRPHEESGVLKGVVTLMTDVSHHHQVTQKMRDNEERMRKFSAITTEAIVLHRDGIIMDGNDALSRLTGYALGELRGTAILDYVAPAARLRALQNLRSESEDRYESIAIHKSGRHIPVEIEAKTMPGEDDGHRIVLLRDATDRLQTLQRLDFLAQHDLLTHLPNRARLNHLLTEAISKAEGQQSRLAVLSLDLDQFKAVNDSLSHRAGDLLLCEMAQRLKSALRPHDIVARIGGDDFVIVLPDNPSLLETEALVAQLRAPVEAPYQVEGTLLNVSLSVGIAMYPKDGECPESLLSNAEAALQMAKGRGRSFSQFYTPALEGRATRMLMQEQMLRDAVERGEFELHYQPQTLMQTGELAGFEALVRWKHPHRGLVLPDEFIGFAENRGLIAAVDRWVLNQACRQAKAWQEEGYPPVPLAVNLSAQEFRQRDVVEEVAQVLEDTRLDPRYLHIEITETTLMLSGTQMQQTLHALKALGVGLAIDDFGTGYSSLAYLRKHPIDRLKIDRSFITDLPHNPDAAAIVNAIVQMGQSLHLEILAEGVENAEQLQMLKKMGCAMMQGFLVSAPMPADHAAAWMSKHYQMLQKQ; this comes from the coding sequence ATGCCTGACCAATTGATAGCTCGGCAGTCGGAAGATGAGGATGGGATTTTGCGATTAGTCGCAGATACCGCGCCTGCCATGCTGGCTTATTTTGATGCAGACACGCACACCTGCCGCTTTGCCAATGCACGCTATGCCCAGCACTTTGGCTACACGCCGCAAAGCATTATTGGTCTGGATGTGCGCGAGATTGTGGGAGCGCTTGCCTGGGCAGAAATTGAGCCATACCTTAGCCCCAACGCACTAGATGACACCCAGACCGTGCGCTACACGCGCCAGATCAAGACCAGCACCGGTGCAACTCAGCATTTAGAGGTCATGCTGCGCCCGCATGAAGAAAGCGGCGTCCTCAAGGGTGTCGTTACGTTGATGACTGATGTGAGTCACCATCATCAGGTGACTCAAAAAATGCGCGACAACGAAGAGCGCATGCGCAAATTTTCCGCCATCACGACCGAGGCCATCGTGCTGCATCGCGACGGCATCATCATGGATGGCAACGACGCTCTGTCTCGCTTGACGGGCTACGCTTTAGGCGAGCTGCGTGGCACTGCCATTCTTGACTATGTGGCCCCAGCAGCACGCCTGCGCGCCCTGCAAAATTTGCGCAGCGAGAGTGAAGATCGTTATGAGTCCATCGCCATTCACAAAAGCGGCCGGCATATTCCCGTCGAGATTGAAGCCAAGACCATGCCCGGTGAGGACGATGGTCACCGAATCGTCTTGCTGCGCGACGCCACGGACCGACTGCAAACCCTGCAGCGCCTTGATTTTCTGGCGCAGCATGATTTGCTGACGCATTTGCCCAACCGGGCACGTTTAAATCATTTACTGACCGAGGCCATTAGCAAGGCTGAGGGCCAGCAGTCCAGACTGGCCGTGCTGTCGCTGGATCTGGATCAGTTCAAGGCCGTGAACGACTCACTCAGCCACCGCGCTGGCGATTTGCTGCTGTGTGAGATGGCCCAGCGCCTGAAGTCAGCCCTGCGCCCGCATGACATCGTGGCCCGCATCGGTGGGGACGACTTTGTCATCGTCCTGCCCGACAACCCCAGCCTGCTGGAGACTGAGGCGCTAGTCGCACAGCTGCGTGCCCCTGTGGAAGCGCCTTATCAGGTCGAAGGCACGCTGCTCAACGTATCGCTGAGCGTGGGCATTGCCATGTATCCCAAGGATGGCGAGTGCCCCGAATCGCTGCTGAGCAATGCCGAAGCCGCCTTGCAAATGGCCAAGGGGCGCGGGCGCAGTTTCTCGCAGTTCTACACCCCGGCGCTAGAAGGGCGTGCCACGCGCATGCTGATGCAAGAGCAGATGCTGCGCGACGCGGTAGAGCGCGGCGAGTTTGAGTTGCACTATCAGCCGCAAACCTTGATGCAGACCGGCGAGCTGGCCGGCTTTGAAGCGCTGGTGCGTTGGAAGCACCCGCACCGTGGCCTTGTGCTGCCGGATGAGTTCATTGGCTTTGCCGAAAACCGGGGACTGATCGCCGCGGTTGACCGCTGGGTACTCAACCAAGCCTGCCGCCAAGCCAAGGCCTGGCAGGAAGAGGGCTACCCGCCCGTGCCCTTAGCCGTCAACCTCTCTGCGCAGGAGTTCCGCCAGCGCGATGTAGTTGAAGAAGTAGCGCAGGTGCTTGAGGACACAAGGCTAGACCCCCGCTATCTACACATCGAGATCACTGAGACCACGTTGATGCTCTCAGGCACGCAGATGCAGCAAACCCTGCATGCACTCAAGGCGCTGGGCGTGGGGCTGGCGATTGACGACTTTGGCACAGGCTACTCGTCGCTGGCTTATCTGCGCAAGCACCCTATAGACCGGCTCAAGATCGACCGATCCTTCATCACCGACCTGCCCCACAACCCTGATGCAGCAGCAATCGTCAACGCCATCGTGCAAATGGGGCAAAGCCTTCATCTAGAAATTTTGGCTGAAGGCGTAGAAAACGCTGAGCAATTGCAAATGCTCAAAAAAATGGGCTGTGCCATGATGCAAGGGTTTCTGGTATCTGCGCCCATGCCTGCTGATCACGCAGCCGCTTGGATGTCAAAGCACTATCAAATGCTACAAAAACAATAG
- a CDS encoding cation diffusion facilitator family transporter, translating into MNHFSAPASSQWLQPHNLLKISVAVALLTIVLKTLAWWLTGSVGLLSDALESFVNLAGAMFALTMVTVAKRPADTGHPYGHHKAEYFSAGFEGVLVIGASLAIAWAALSRLSSPQPLEQLSWGLLLSLLSTAFNGLLAWVMLRSARQYRSTALAGDAKHLLTDVWTSVGVVVGLLAAAWTGWLWLDSLVALLVAVHICVQGMQLVWQSSQGLMDQALDAPQRLAIDNLLGSYAQRNQGVLFDGISSRQAGERSFVDLHMHVPGQWSVQRAAQLRTEIEAALLQAIPGLYARIELLPTGMSTVSEGAGTQLCGDSASATKEGFRE; encoded by the coding sequence ATGAACCATTTCAGCGCACCCGCCTCATCTCAATGGCTGCAGCCGCACAACCTGCTGAAAATTTCGGTGGCCGTTGCCTTGCTGACGATTGTTCTTAAAACGCTGGCTTGGTGGCTGACGGGCTCGGTCGGCTTGCTGTCTGATGCGCTGGAGTCTTTTGTGAACCTAGCCGGAGCCATGTTCGCTTTGACCATGGTGACGGTGGCCAAGCGCCCCGCGGACACCGGGCACCCTTACGGTCATCACAAGGCAGAGTACTTCTCAGCAGGTTTTGAGGGCGTGCTGGTCATCGGCGCCAGCCTGGCCATTGCTTGGGCGGCGCTGTCGCGGCTATCGAGCCCTCAGCCGCTAGAGCAGCTGAGCTGGGGCTTGCTGCTGTCTTTGTTGAGTACGGCGTTCAATGGTCTGCTCGCCTGGGTGATGTTGCGCTCAGCGCGCCAATATCGTTCTACGGCGCTGGCAGGCGATGCCAAGCATTTGTTGACGGATGTCTGGACTTCTGTAGGTGTGGTGGTGGGCTTGTTGGCTGCGGCGTGGACGGGATGGCTGTGGTTGGATTCCTTAGTGGCTTTGCTGGTGGCAGTTCATATCTGCGTGCAGGGCATGCAACTGGTCTGGCAGTCTTCGCAAGGCTTGATGGATCAGGCCTTGGATGCGCCGCAGCGCCTGGCAATAGACAACCTGCTGGGTAGCTACGCTCAGCGCAACCAAGGCGTGCTTTTTGACGGTATATCTAGCCGACAAGCGGGGGAGCGCAGCTTTGTCGATTTGCACATGCATGTGCCCGGTCAATGGAGTGTGCAGCGCGCGGCACAATTGCGCACCGAAATAGAAGCCGCGCTGCTGCAAGCCATCCCGGGCTTGTATGCCCGAATTGAGTTGTTGCCCACGGGCATGAGCACCGTCAGTGAAGGCGCCGGTACGCAGCTCTGTGGCGATTCAGCAAGCGCGACAAAGGAAGGTTTTCGAGAATGA
- the dtd gene encoding D-aminoacyl-tRNA deacylase encodes MMSVIQRVKQARVEVDGRITGQIEQGLLVLVCAERGDTEAEADKLLAKMLKLRIFSDAAGKMNQSVQDVDGKGGCGGLLIVSQFTLAADTRGGNRPSFTAAAAPDEGRRLYNYFVDKARAAHPVVQTGEFAADMQVHLLNDGPVTIPLRMEPQTAA; translated from the coding sequence ATGATGAGTGTGATTCAGCGTGTTAAACAAGCGCGTGTGGAAGTGGATGGCCGCATCACCGGTCAGATAGAACAAGGCCTGCTAGTGCTGGTCTGCGCCGAGCGCGGCGATACCGAGGCTGAGGCCGACAAGCTGCTGGCCAAAATGCTCAAGCTGCGCATCTTTAGCGACGCAGCCGGCAAGATGAACCAAAGCGTGCAGGATGTGGATGGCAAAGGCGGGTGTGGTGGCCTGCTCATCGTCAGCCAGTTCACGCTGGCCGCTGATACCAGAGGCGGCAACCGCCCCAGCTTTACCGCTGCTGCTGCGCCCGATGAAGGCAGGCGCCTGTACAACTACTTTGTGGACAAGGCCCGCGCCGCCCACCCCGTTGTGCAGACGGGGGAGTTTGCGGCCGATATGCAGGTGCACCTGCTCAATGATGGTCCGGTGACTATCCCCTTGCGTATGGAGCCCCAGACCGCCGCCTGA
- a CDS encoding amidohydrolase: MQHRFARTLCACAALSAMLTSGHAAELDPQPLQPQLQQVIDKMTPQLRSVYEDLHAHPELGFEETRTAAKLAAEMRQLGFEVTEGIGKTGLVAIYRNGAGPTVMVRTELDALPMEEKTGLPYASKAKAQYNGKESFVTHSCGHDMHMTSWLGTAQALLALKAQWKGTLMFVAQPSEETVTGARAMLADGLFKKFGKPDYAFALHTGPMPYGTVGYVAGPATSNSDSLDITFHGLGSHGSMPEKSIDPVLMASRFVVDVQSVISREKDPAEFGVVTVGAFNAGSAGNIIPDQARLLGTIRSYKSEVRSKMHEGIERTAKAQAAMAGAPAPEVKLLKGSDAVVNDPTLVGRTVKIFKTALGDKNVIPVPPASASEDFSDFINQGVPSMFYILGVYDPKRIAAASQPGGKPLPYNHSPFFAPDVDPTIKTGVQTMTLAVMNVMQ, encoded by the coding sequence ATGCAACACCGTTTTGCCCGCACGCTCTGCGCCTGTGCCGCTCTGTCTGCCATGCTGACTTCCGGCCACGCCGCCGAACTGGACCCTCAACCCCTACAACCCCAGCTGCAGCAGGTGATCGACAAAATGACACCGCAGTTGCGCAGCGTTTATGAAGACCTGCATGCCCACCCCGAGCTGGGCTTTGAGGAAACCCGCACCGCCGCCAAGTTGGCCGCCGAAATGCGTCAGCTGGGCTTTGAAGTGACAGAAGGCATTGGCAAGACCGGGCTGGTTGCCATTTACCGCAATGGCGCGGGCCCCACCGTGATGGTGCGTACCGAGCTGGACGCCCTGCCGATGGAGGAGAAAACCGGCCTGCCCTATGCCAGCAAGGCCAAAGCCCAGTACAACGGCAAGGAGAGCTTTGTCACTCACAGCTGTGGCCACGATATGCACATGACCAGCTGGCTGGGCACGGCGCAGGCGTTGCTGGCCCTGAAGGCCCAGTGGAAGGGCACGCTGATGTTTGTGGCCCAGCCCTCCGAAGAAACCGTGACCGGCGCCCGCGCCATGCTGGCCGATGGCCTATTCAAGAAGTTTGGCAAGCCCGACTATGCCTTTGCGCTGCATACCGGCCCCATGCCGTACGGCACGGTAGGCTATGTGGCAGGGCCTGCCACCTCCAATTCCGACTCTCTGGACATCACTTTCCACGGCCTGGGCAGCCATGGCTCCATGCCTGAAAAATCGATCGACCCGGTACTGATGGCCTCTCGCTTTGTCGTCGATGTGCAAAGCGTCATCAGCCGCGAAAAAGACCCGGCGGAGTTTGGCGTGGTCACCGTGGGCGCTTTCAATGCGGGCAGCGCCGGCAACATCATTCCCGACCAGGCTCGGCTGCTGGGCACGATTCGCAGCTACAAGAGCGAAGTGCGCAGCAAAATGCATGAAGGCATTGAGCGCACGGCAAAGGCACAAGCCGCCATGGCCGGTGCGCCCGCGCCGGAAGTCAAGCTGCTCAAGGGCTCGGACGCCGTGGTCAACGATCCGACACTGGTAGGCCGCACGGTCAAAATCTTCAAGACGGCATTGGGCGACAAAAACGTGATTCCCGTGCCCCCGGCGTCCGCCAGCGAAGACTTCTCTGACTTCATCAATCAGGGCGTGCCGTCCATGTTCTACATTCTGGGCGTTTATGACCCCAAACGGATTGCCGCAGCCAGCCAGCCCGGTGGCAAGCCGCTGCCCTATAACCACTCCCCCTTCTTCGCACCGGATGTGGACCCAACCATCAAGACCGGTGTTCAGACCATGACGCTGGCCGTCATGAATGTGATGCAATAA